The genomic interval GGGGGGCCGTCCTTTCTTATGACCTGACCGACTTGCATCTCAGAAAGTTTCCTTATAATGTAGGGACCCAGAATAAAACTCAGAAGCAGGGCTGTAATAACAGCATAGATTGCCCTGAATGTAATATACTGAAATACATTAAAGACCGTATGATATGTGTGTAACGGATATAGTAAATGGTAAAGCATTAGTCGCTTCGCTCCATTGTCCATCGGAAATTGTAGATTTTAAATTTTATAAACATTTTGCAATTCCCAATTCCCAATCTTCACTTTACAATGTCGTATTGTAACCTTTCAATTATCTCTTCCATGCCGACTGCCCTTGAACCTTTCACAAGCAGGATGTCTCCATTTTTCAAAATCTTTTCTAAGGCATTAACAACCTCTGATTTATTGTTAAGCGTTTGAACACATTTTTTATCCATTCCTGCCTTAATCGCGCCGTCTGCAATATCTTTTTTGAATTCACCCACAACAAATAAAAGGTCTAATCCTAATCCGCCTGCAACTTTGCCTATATATCTGTGCCTTTCTTTTGATGCATCCCCAAGTTCCAGCATATCACCCAGCACAGCGATTTTTCTGCCTTTCATCTCCGAAAGGCTTCTTAAGGATGCCTCAACAGATGCAGGATTTGCATTGTATGTGTCATCTATGACTGTAATATCATTTTCAAGTTTAATCGGCCCCATCCTTCCATACAGGGGTTTATAGTTTTTAAGCCCATCAATAATATTTTGCTTCTTTGCGCCAATGGCAAGGCTTGCCGCAATTGCAGCAGCGGCATTTGAAAGATTATGAACGCCGTATCCATTTATATTTACCTCTGTATTGTCTCCATTCACATTAAATACTGCGGACATGCCGCCGTTATTCTTTGAATATTCTTTAAGAAAAACATCGGCATTAGATTTAATGCTGAATGTAATCTTTTTTTGCTTTATAGATTCTGCTATTTTTACAATCCACGGGTCATCCATATTTATTACAACAACACCATCCTCTCTGAGCCCCGAAAATATTTCACCTTTAGCAGATGCAACACCATCAATATCTCCGAGTGTCTTCAGATGTGCTGAACCAATATTAGTCAGAAGGGCAATATCAGGCTTGCAGATACTTGTAAGTTTTGTCATCTCACCCTTTTCGCTTATACCAAGTTCTACAACTGCAATATCGTGTATGTTGTTCATCTTAAGCAGTGTAAGGGGCAGACCTATCAGGTTGTTCAGATTACCCTCTGTCTTCAGGACACAATGGGATTGCCTGAGTATTGAGGCTATCATCTCCTTTGTTGTTGTCTTGCCGCAACTGCCGCTGACTGCAATCAAGGGCACAGGGTGTCTCTCCCGCCAGTATCGTGCAAGATTGCCGAGAGCGGAAATTCCGTTAATGGCATCTATGATTTCTTTTGCTGTCAGTTCAAACATACAAACATTAGTGTCAGTGATTAGTGTCAGTGTCAGTAAAATCTTGCCTCTCACTGTCCACTGACACTGACACTATTCATTATTCATTGCCTTTCTAACTTCTTCCACATCATCAAATGGTATCTTTTTATCACCGATAATTTGATATTTTTCATGCCCTTTTCCGGCAATAACTATAAAATCCCCTGCCTCTGCAATAGTTACTGCCTTTTCAATTGCCTCTTTCCTATCAGGAATTATCATGTAGTCTTGACCCTTGACCCCTGCCTCTATCTCCTTTATAATTGCAAGCGGGTCTTCATCTCTCGGATTGTCAGATGTAATTATTGTAATATTGGAGAACCTTGCTGCAATTTCCCCCATAATGGGTCTCTTGCCTCTATCCCTGTTACCACCGCAGCCAAACACTGTGATTACCCTTGCCCCTGCCACATCCCTTATTGTTGTAAGAAGCCTTTCAAGTGCATCACCTGTATGGGCATAGTCAATAACTGCCTGAAAGCCTTTCTTTGACGAAACCCTTTCAATCCTGCCTTCCACAGTTTTAAGATTTGAGATGCCTTTTTCAATGACATCTATTTTCAAACCCAATCCGATCCCGGCACCAACCGCTGCCATTATATTTTGCAAGTTATGCTTGCCTAAAAGTTTTGATGAGATATGAATACTGCCAATAGGTGTTGATAAAGAAGCCTCAATTCCGTTATCTGTAAAATCCATTTTTTTAGGGAATATATTGCCCATTGCCTCTGCGTTAAGACTATATTCAATAGTTTTGACTTTTGACTTCGGGGCACCCACGATAGTGGGTCGTTTGACTTTTAATAATCTTCCCCATTCATCATCTATGTTAATTACTGCAAAACAATCTTCTGACTGCGGCAGAAACTCCTCAAACAGTCTTGCCTTGCTCTCAAAATAATCCTCCATAGTCTTGTGATAATCAAGGTGGTCCTGTGTAAGGTTTGTAAATACCCCTCCCTTAAAGATACAGCCGTCCACCCTCTTCTGGGAAAGGGCATGTGATGAGACCTCCATAACACAGTTGGTAACACCATTATCCGCCATATCTTTTAAGAGCCTCTGCAAATCAGGAGACTCAGGTGTTGTATGGGATGCATCCAGTATCTTCCCCCTGTATCTGTAATTTATTGTGCCTATCACACCCGATTCCAGACCCGCCTGTTTAAGTATAGATTCAATCAGAAATGTCGTTGTTGTCTTGCCATTTGTTCCGGTAACACCTACAAGATTGAGTTTTCTTGAAGGCTCTCCATAAAACCTGCATGCAAGTTTTGCCATCGCATCTCTTGAATCAGGCACAATAATCTCTGGGACTTTAACAGCACTGTCTATCCTTTCTGATACAATTGCTGCTGCACCATTTTTCACTGCATCAGGAATAAAGTTATAGCCATCTGTATTCTCCCCTTTTAGCGCTGCGAACAGGGAACCCTTTTTTACATCTCTGGAGTTATATGCAATACCCTTTATCTCTATATCCTCATTTAAGTTTTGAATTTCAAATGGTGATAAAACTTCTAATAAATCTTTTAATTTCACCCGAAAATACCTCTTTCGCCTTTCGCCGTGAAAAGCATGCTTTTCACCCTTACGCCTTTAGCCTGCCTCACTGAAATCTCACCTCACACACAACACCTGGGCTGAGATTTGCTCCAGGCATCGGGCTCTGATAAAATGCCCTGCCGCTCCCAACAACCTTTACCTCCATAGGTATTTCCCTTAAAATCTTAAGAACCTGCCTGATTGTCTTGTCTTTCAAGTCAGGCATTGCATAATTTCCTTCATCTGAGTAACTATCAAAAGCAGCACTGCTGTCTTCAAAGAACCTTTTATTAGAAGTGCTAACAAAGGAATCACTTACATATCTTTCTGCCTTTCCGTCATTTGTATAAATGCCAAGATATGGCAAGACCTGTTTTGAAATCTCTCTAAAAACAGGCGCAGCAACCTGTCCGCCGTAAAAGACCCCGCGCGGTTCATCCAAGATGATAAGGATAACTATCCCCGGATTATCTGCTGGCACAAATCCTATAAATGAACTCATATATCTGTCTTCCAGGTACCCTCCTGTTAAAAGGTTTGCCTTCTGCGCGGTTCCTGTCTTGCCTGCAACTTCAAAACCATCTACCTGCGCCTTAATACCTGACCCTCCGGTATTTGTTACTGTTTTTAAGACCTCTGTAACCTTTTTTGCCGTGTCTTCGCTTATTACGCGTCTTTGAATCTCAGGGGTAAACTCTTTTACTATCTTGCCTTCGCTATCAATAATTCTTTTGACTATGATTGGTTTCATAAGATAACCGCCATTTGCAATTGATGAAAATGCGGCGGCGAGTTGAATGCCTGTAATAGAAATCCCTTGTCCAAATGATATTGTATCAATAGAAACACCTGACCATCTTTTTGGGTGCTGGACACTGCCTGCTATTTCACCCGGCAGGTCAATATTTGCCTTTGAACCAAACCCAAAACCCTTTATATATCTATAGAATGCCTCCTTGCCCAGTTTTTCACCAATCTTTGCCGCACCTATATTGCTTGAATGTCTTATTATGTCCGTTACAGAAAGCCATCCAAATTTCCTGTCGTGTGCATCATGGATTACCCTGTCAAAAACCTTATATTCACCGTTCTCGCAAAAAAATATATCTGTTTGTTTTGCAACTCCTTCCTCAAATGCTGCTGCTATCAGAAAGGTCTTGAATGTCGAGCCTGGTTCAAACGCGTCTGAAACCAGCCTGTTTTTCCAGAGGTGCGCACGATACTGCAAGAAGGTATTTGGGTCAAAAGAAGGCAGGTCTGCCATAGCAAGAACCTCACCCGTTTTAGGGTCCATGACCATTGCCGTGCCTCCCTTTGCCCCTGTTGATGCAACAGCCTTTCCCAACTCCTTTTCTGTTATATATTGAACAGTCTTGTCAATTGTAAGGACAATATCCATACCTCTGGATATCCTTACCCTGTCCACATTATTATTCAGTGTTATGGCATCTCCGTTGGCATCTTTCTCATCAATAATGACCCTTCCGCTGCCCTGAAGATAAGCATCAAACTTAAATTCTATGCCCTCCAGGCCGTTTGAGTCAAGTCCTGTGAAACCTATGATATCACTTGCCAGCCGAAAATTCGGATAGACCCTTTTATCTTCTGTCAGGATACCTACACCCTTTATCTTCAACTCCTTCCTTTCAGAAATCTTTTGAAAATCAACCTTTCTTTTTATCCACACAAACGGCTTATCTCTATTTATCTTCTCTATTATCTCACTCTTGTTCATCGCAGTTACAGGTGCAAGCGCCTTCACAACATCACCACGGTTTTCAA from Deltaproteobacteria bacterium carries:
- the murF gene encoding UDP-N-acetylmuramoyl-tripeptide--D-alanyl-D-alanine ligase, which gives rise to MRGKILLTLTLITDTNVCMFELTAKEIIDAINGISALGNLARYWRERHPVPLIAVSGSCGKTTTKEMIASILRQSHCVLKTEGNLNNLIGLPLTLLKMNNIHDIAVVELGISEKGEMTKLTSICKPDIALLTNIGSAHLKTLGDIDGVASAKGEIFSGLREDGVVVINMDDPWIVKIAESIKQKKITFSIKSNADVFLKEYSKNNGGMSAVFNVNGDNTEVNINGYGVHNLSNAAAAIAASLAIGAKKQNIIDGLKNYKPLYGRMGPIKLENDITVIDDTYNANPASVEASLRSLSEMKGRKIAVLGDMLELGDASKERHRYIGKVAGGLGLDLLFVVGEFKKDIADGAIKAGMDKKCVQTLNNKSEVVNALEKILKNGDILLVKGSRAVGMEEIIERLQYDIVK
- a CDS encoding UDP-N-acetylmuramoyl-L-alanyl-D-glutamate--2,6-diaminopimelate ligase, with translation MKLKDLLEVLSPFEIQNLNEDIEIKGIAYNSRDVKKGSLFAALKGENTDGYNFIPDAVKNGAAAIVSERIDSAVKVPEIIVPDSRDAMAKLACRFYGEPSRKLNLVGVTGTNGKTTTTFLIESILKQAGLESGVIGTINYRYRGKILDASHTTPESPDLQRLLKDMADNGVTNCVMEVSSHALSQKRVDGCIFKGGVFTNLTQDHLDYHKTMEDYFESKARLFEEFLPQSEDCFAVINIDDEWGRLLKVKRPTIVGAPKSKVKTIEYSLNAEAMGNIFPKKMDFTDNGIEASLSTPIGSIHISSKLLGKHNLQNIMAAVGAGIGLGLKIDVIEKGISNLKTVEGRIERVSSKKGFQAVIDYAHTGDALERLLTTIRDVAGARVITVFGCGGNRDRGKRPIMGEIAARFSNITIITSDNPRDEDPLAIIKEIEAGVKGQDYMIIPDRKEAIEKAVTIAEAGDFIVIAGKGHEKYQIIGDKKIPFDDVEEVRKAMNNE
- a CDS encoding PASTA domain-containing protein, giving the protein MNRFKTWLKFRIFIAMLLFFVAFSIVFIRAFQFQVVDSPKFKAIALKQRLKEETLLPRRGTIYDRNMKDMAVSMDAASIYVQPQHIENRGDVVKALAPVTAMNKSEIIEKINRDKPFVWIKRKVDFQKISERKELKIKGVGILTEDKRVYPNFRLASDIIGFTGLDSNGLEGIEFKFDAYLQGSGRVIIDEKDANGDAITLNNNVDRVRISRGMDIVLTIDKTVQYITEKELGKAVASTGAKGGTAMVMDPKTGEVLAMADLPSFDPNTFLQYRAHLWKNRLVSDAFEPGSTFKTFLIAAAFEEGVAKQTDIFFCENGEYKVFDRVIHDAHDRKFGWLSVTDIIRHSSNIGAAKIGEKLGKEAFYRYIKGFGFGSKANIDLPGEIAGSVQHPKRWSGVSIDTISFGQGISITGIQLAAAFSSIANGGYLMKPIIVKRIIDSEGKIVKEFTPEIQRRVISEDTAKKVTEVLKTVTNTGGSGIKAQVDGFEVAGKTGTAQKANLLTGGYLEDRYMSSFIGFVPADNPGIVILIILDEPRGVFYGGQVAAPVFREISKQVLPYLGIYTNDGKAERYVSDSFVSTSNKRFFEDSSAAFDSYSDEGNYAMPDLKDKTIRQVLKILREIPMEVKVVGSGRAFYQSPMPGANLSPGVVCEVRFQ